One Pseudomonadota bacterium genomic window, GATAGTTGAATAGCTGTAGTCACCAAATTAAAAATAATTTAATATTTATATAATACAATAATAATGTCAGCAATGACATAATTATACTCTTAGTTTTAATAAACGGAGGTTGTCATGACTAAAGATTTAAAAACATTTTTTAGAGAGGAAAGTGGAGCGACAGCTATTGAATATGGTCTGATAGCTGCTCTGATTTCAGTTGTAATTGTTGCTTCTGTTACTCTTGTCGGAGGGGCTTTAGATACAACGTTTAATGATATCGCAAATAACCTATAATTTAGATAGGCTACCACAGGCCCCACTATACCTAGACATAGACATAGACATAGACATAGACACAGTGGGGGCTTTTTTTAATAAACCCCATTTACTTGCCCAATCTGGATAGCAGTATCATTATCCGCGCTAGCAACAATTTCCGGAGCGGCTGCTTCTGGAATAGGGTTTTTTGTTATATCATCTTCTGCTATGTCCGCTTCTGTTATGTTTCTAAGCGCCAAAGTTTTTGGAGCTTCTTCGGCTTTTTTATAGACGTGGAACATAGCCAGATTTCTCCTAACATCTTCTTCTCTGAGATCTACACTATAAAGCTGTGCAGCTTTTTCTACATCTCCAGAAAGTCCCAGCGCCATTGCAAGATTTTGTCGGTCCCGTTGTGTGGCATTGGGCCGATCTGCCGCAGATGAAAGAAGGGAGACCCCTGTGTCGTATTTTCCTTCTAGCACGAGGGAGAGTCCCAAGTTAGATTTGACGCCCCAGTGATCGGGAGAAAGAGCCAAAGCCTTTTGATACAATTCCTGGGCTTGCTTATGATTCCCCTTAATATCATGACACACTCCCATACCATTCAAAGATGGAATATCCTGGGTATCCTTGCGAAGGACTCTAGAATAGGCGTCAATGCACGAATCTGGTTCATTGCTGACAAGGTAAATTTTCCCTAACTCTCGTAGGGCCCCTGAATGCTCTCGTTTGGCAAGAACGCGCTCGAGCACACCAATCGATTTTTTGTATTGCCCAAGGGCAGCCAAAGATCGAGCCAGACCCATTTGTGCATCTACATCCTTAGGGTCCATATCCAGGGCTTGTCGGTAAAGCTTTACTGCTGTGGCATAGTCTTGTGAGTCCTTCATTGAGTCAGCAATCCGGACTAAAGGACTATAAGGAGTACCCGATGCTGCTGCATCTTTTTGCCGTTGTTCCAATTTATTTTGACAACCTGAACCAAGTGCTGCAATCGATAGAAAAAAAATTGTAAAAAAAATTCGTTGTTTATATGCCATTTGAAAAAATGCCTCCAAGCTTTAAAAGTGTTGCTAGTATTATCTTTGAGGGTTAAACCTCATGTCACAAGGAGATTATAGTCGTAAATTTTTCCATGAGCAACTCCATAATGG contains:
- a CDS encoding Flp family type IVb pilin, which codes for MTKDLKTFFREESGATAIEYGLIAALISVVIVASVTLVGGALDTTFNDIANNL
- a CDS encoding tetratricopeptide repeat protein encodes the protein MAYKQRIFFTIFFLSIAALGSGCQNKLEQRQKDAAASGTPYSPLVRIADSMKDSQDYATAVKLYRQALDMDPKDVDAQMGLARSLAALGQYKKSIGVLERVLAKREHSGALRELGKIYLVSNEPDSCIDAYSRVLRKDTQDIPSLNGMGVCHDIKGNHKQAQELYQKALALSPDHWGVKSNLGLSLVLEGKYDTGVSLLSSAADRPNATQRDRQNLAMALGLSGDVEKAAQLYSVDLREEDVRRNLAMFHVYKKAEEAPKTLALRNITEADIAEDDITKNPIPEAAAPEIVASADNDTAIQIGQVNGVY